A genomic segment from Limosilactobacillus sp. encodes:
- a CDS encoding aminotransferase class I/II-fold pyridoxal phosphate-dependent enzyme: protein MPTTKPAIMKNINKNFARLKPVGIRAFDYKASTIPGIVKLTLGEPDFNVPEPMKEAAIKSIEDNDSHYAPGNGTVELRKAIAHFMKDRYGLDYDPDSEIAVTIGATEGIYASLATVTNPGDDVLIATPTFPLYSAITTLLGSNAIEIDTSADDFVLTPDRLKQALADHPAAKALVLNYPSNPTGVTYTRDQVKALADTVKDTNLVVIADEIYSELVYDGTHTSIAEFIPDQTLVLNGASKSHAMTGYRIGFIAGPKELMGPVSATHAMMVTAASDPAMAAATAAFATEAGKEATLKMKAAYKKRRDFLVDALRKLGFTITTPNGAFYVFAKLPEKFGADDIKFATDLANEGKVAVIPGSYFGAGGQGHLRISYATSLDNIKTAVERIKNFVEA, encoded by the coding sequence ATGCCAACTACCAAACCCGCAATTATGAAAAACATCAACAAGAACTTCGCCCGCCTCAAGCCGGTCGGCATCCGGGCATTTGACTACAAAGCCAGCACTATCCCGGGGATCGTCAAGCTGACCCTCGGCGAACCCGACTTCAACGTCCCCGAGCCCATGAAGGAAGCCGCCATCAAGAGCATTGAGGATAACGACTCCCATTACGCGCCTGGCAACGGGACGGTCGAACTGCGGAAGGCGATCGCCCACTTCATGAAGGACCGCTACGGCCTGGACTACGACCCCGACAGTGAAATTGCCGTCACAATCGGGGCCACCGAGGGGATCTACGCCAGCCTAGCAACGGTCACCAATCCCGGCGACGATGTTCTGATCGCCACCCCGACCTTCCCGCTCTACAGCGCCATCACCACCCTACTCGGCAGCAACGCCATCGAGATCGACACCAGCGCGGACGATTTCGTCCTGACCCCGGACCGACTCAAGCAGGCACTCGCTGACCATCCAGCTGCCAAGGCCCTAGTTCTCAACTACCCGTCCAACCCGACCGGCGTTACCTACACCCGCGACCAGGTTAAGGCACTTGCCGACACCGTCAAGGATACCAACCTGGTCGTGATCGCCGACGAAATCTACTCCGAACTGGTCTACGACGGCACCCACACCTCGATTGCCGAATTCATCCCCGACCAGACGCTGGTCCTCAACGGGGCTTCCAAGTCCCACGCCATGACCGGCTACCGGATCGGCTTCATCGCCGGCCCGAAGGAATTGATGGGTCCGGTCAGCGCTACCCACGCGATGATGGTGACCGCCGCTTCCGACCCGGCCATGGCCGCCGCCACGGCTGCCTTTGCCACGGAGGCTGGTAAGGAGGCAACCCTCAAGATGAAGGCTGCCTACAAAAAGCGGCGGGACTTCCTGGTGGACGCCCTGCGCAAGCTCGGCTTCACCATCACCACGCCAAACGGGGCCTTCTACGTCTTCGCCAAGCTGCCGGAGAAGTTCGGAGCAGACGACATCAAGTTTGCAACCGACCTCGCCAACGAAGGTAAGGTAGCCGTCATCCCCGGTTCCTACTTCGGTGCCGGCGGTCAGGGACACCTGCGGATCAGTTACGCCACCAGCCTGGATAATATCAAGACGGCGGTTGAACGAATCAAGAACTTTGTGGAGGCGTAA
- a CDS encoding transcriptional regulator, protein MRIDIKRYLEVHNLTIYQVSKRSGYGYTTLHKSFNKPQSSSTSLNLRDLDALARAQHMAMWEVLRELETHYLEQDRDESL, encoded by the coding sequence ATGCGGATCGATATCAAGCGTTACTTGGAGGTGCACAATCTGACAATCTACCAGGTATCGAAACGTTCCGGCTATGGCTACACGACTTTACACAAATCCTTTAACAAACCGCAATCGAGTTCCACATCGCTTAATTTGCGCGATCTGGATGCACTGGCCCGTGCCCAACACATGGCCATGTGGGAGGTGTTGCGTGAACTTGAGACGCACTATCTGGAACAAGATCGTGATGAGTCGTTGTAG
- a CDS encoding ATP-dependent Clp protease ATP-binding subunit, which produces MAQNPMDPFNSDMNDIFNQLMGGMNGYNSENRRYMINGREVTPEEFAQYRRTGQLPGGAAPQAHQPGQQAGNGKDSVLQKLGRNLTEEARQGKLDPVIGRNKEIQETAEILSRRTKNNPVLVGDAGVGKTAVVEGLAQAIVNGDVPAPIKDKEIISIDISGLEAGTQYRGSFEENMQKLIDEVKKAGNVILFFDEIHQIIGAGSTGSDSGSKGMADIIKPALSRGEITVIGATTQDEYRNTIMKDAALARRFNPVTVNAPSKADTLEILKGIRSLYERHHNVKLPDDVLKAAVDYSVQYMPQRSLPDKAIDLVDMTAAHLAAKHPAHDAKQIEAEIESESKKQKEAAKKEDYKAAQAAKDKIADLKKQLSQNSEDEKVTATPADVANAVEQMTGIPVSKIGASDVEWLKDMDKRLEGKVIGQDEAVEAVARAIRRNRAGFDEGDQPIGSFLFVGPTGVGKTELAKQLALDMFGSKNDLIRLDMSEYSDRTAVSKLIGATAGYVGYDDNSNTLTEKVRRHPYSIILLDEIEKANPQVITLLLQVLDDGRLTDGQGNTIDFKNTIIIATSNAGYSNDAPIKLGNEKDEEDLIKKLTNYFRPEFLNRFNAIVEFHSLTKEDLQKIVDLMLADVNKTLAKKDMDVKVTPTAKKFLIDSGYDKAMGARPLRRVIEREIRDKVTDYYLDHLEAKHLVAQMQDGKLVVVDAKDAVDDDSKEYTPKDDKED; this is translated from the coding sequence ATGGCTCAAAATCCAATGGATCCATTTAACAGCGATATGAATGACATCTTTAACCAATTAATGGGTGGCATGAACGGTTACAATTCCGAGAACCGCCGCTACATGATTAACGGACGCGAAGTTACACCAGAAGAGTTCGCCCAGTATCGGCGGACCGGTCAGCTGCCTGGTGGTGCAGCACCACAGGCGCACCAACCAGGTCAACAGGCGGGTAATGGCAAGGACAGCGTTTTACAAAAGCTCGGCCGGAACCTGACTGAAGAGGCTCGGCAAGGCAAGCTTGACCCAGTAATTGGTCGGAACAAGGAAATTCAAGAAACCGCCGAAATTTTAAGTCGGCGGACGAAGAACAACCCCGTTCTAGTTGGGGACGCCGGTGTTGGTAAGACGGCCGTTGTCGAAGGCCTGGCTCAGGCAATCGTTAACGGTGACGTCCCGGCACCAATTAAGGACAAGGAAATCATCAGTATTGATATTTCCGGTCTGGAAGCCGGCACCCAATATCGGGGCAGCTTCGAAGAAAACATGCAAAAACTGATCGATGAAGTCAAGAAGGCCGGGAACGTCATCCTGTTCTTCGACGAAATTCACCAGATCATCGGTGCCGGGTCAACCGGCTCCGACAGTGGCTCCAAGGGGATGGCCGACATCATCAAGCCAGCCCTGTCACGGGGTGAAATTACCGTGATCGGTGCCACGACTCAGGACGAGTACAGAAACACCATCATGAAGGATGCTGCTTTGGCACGGCGGTTCAACCCGGTAACGGTTAACGCTCCAAGCAAGGCTGACACGCTGGAAATTCTGAAGGGCATTCGGAGCCTGTACGAACGTCACCACAACGTCAAGTTGCCGGATGACGTTTTGAAGGCGGCTGTGGACTACTCCGTTCAGTACATGCCGCAGCGGTCCCTGCCGGACAAGGCGATTGACCTGGTCGACATGACGGCTGCGCACCTGGCAGCTAAGCACCCGGCTCACGATGCAAAGCAGATTGAAGCCGAAATCGAATCCGAGTCGAAGAAGCAAAAGGAAGCAGCTAAGAAGGAAGACTACAAGGCTGCCCAGGCTGCCAAGGACAAGATTGCTGACTTAAAGAAGCAGCTGAGCCAGAACTCCGAGGACGAGAAGGTCACTGCAACGCCAGCCGATGTTGCCAATGCCGTTGAACAGATGACGGGCATTCCGGTTTCCAAGATCGGGGCCTCCGACGTTGAATGGCTGAAGGACATGGACAAGCGGCTGGAAGGCAAGGTTATCGGTCAAGACGAAGCCGTTGAGGCCGTTGCCCGGGCCATCCGGCGGAACCGGGCCGGCTTTGACGAGGGCGACCAGCCAATTGGCTCCTTCCTCTTCGTTGGCCCAACCGGTGTCGGGAAGACCGAATTGGCTAAGCAACTGGCCCTCGATATGTTTGGCTCCAAGAACGACCTGATCCGGCTCGACATGTCCGAATACTCAGACCGGACCGCCGTTTCCAAGTTGATCGGTGCTACTGCTGGTTACGTTGGCTACGATGATAACTCCAACACTCTGACGGAAAAGGTACGTCGGCACCCATACTCCATCATCTTGCTGGATGAAATCGAAAAGGCCAACCCGCAGGTCATCACGCTCCTGCTGCAAGTACTCGACGATGGTCGGCTGACTGACGGTCAGGGGAACACCATTGACTTCAAGAACACGATCATCATTGCTACTTCCAACGCGGGCTACTCCAATGACGCACCAATCAAGCTCGGGAACGAAAAGGACGAGGAAGACTTGATCAAGAAGTTGACCAATTACTTCCGTCCAGAATTCCTCAACCGGTTCAACGCCATCGTTGAGTTCCACAGCCTGACTAAGGAAGACCTGCAGAAGATCGTTGACCTGATGCTGGCTGACGTTAACAAGACCCTGGCCAAGAAGGACATGGACGTTAAGGTAACGCCAACGGCCAAGAAGTTCCTGATCGATTCGGGTTACGACAAGGCCATGGGTGCCCGTCCGCTTCGTCGGGTGATCGAGCGGGAAATTCGTGACAAGGTCACTGACTACTACCTGGATCACCTCGAAGCTAAGCACCTGGTTGCCCAGATGCAGGACGGCAAGCTGGTCGTGGTCGATGCTAAGGACGCCGTTGACGATGACAGCAAGGAATACACGCCAAAGGATGACAAGGAAGACTAA
- a CDS encoding GNAT family N-acetyltransferase: MQQVYLRRATLADRPAIMQIITEAKAAIKRAGGHQWQDGHPNLTMITEDISREIGWVLVINQKLAGYTAMLTTPEPSYRVIKNGSWAQPSQPYATFHRVALSDRFRGQHLGKLLFSNLLTIGLSMGITNFRLDTHEQNQAMQGLAKSFGFVARGSVEVPDQIDTHRIAFELNLEKKAPRLTHVTNDFMKPLIDNNRL, encoded by the coding sequence ATGCAGCAAGTCTATCTCCGCCGCGCCACTCTGGCCGATCGCCCCGCCATCATGCAAATCATCACCGAGGCCAAGGCCGCTATTAAGCGGGCCGGTGGTCACCAATGGCAGGACGGTCACCCCAATCTGACGATGATCACCGAGGATATTTCCCGGGAAATTGGCTGGGTTCTAGTCATCAACCAGAAACTGGCCGGCTACACCGCCATGTTAACCACTCCGGAACCGAGCTACCGGGTTATCAAAAACGGTAGTTGGGCCCAGCCAAGTCAACCCTACGCCACCTTTCACCGGGTCGCCCTCAGCGATCGCTTCCGGGGGCAGCACCTGGGTAAGCTGCTGTTTTCCAACCTGCTGACGATCGGGCTGAGCATGGGCATCACCAACTTCCGGCTCGACACCCACGAGCAAAATCAGGCCATGCAGGGACTGGCCAAGAGTTTCGGCTTTGTCGCCCGGGGAAGTGTTGAAGTGCCCGATCAGATCGACACCCACCGGATCGCCTTTGAACTCAACCTCGAAAAGAAAGCCCCGCGGCTCACCCACGTCACCAATGACTTCATGAAGCCGCTCATCGATAATAATCGCCTTTAA
- the cls gene encoding cardiolipin synthase yields MALTWAIVRWILLLIIVLNEVLAIYTVFREKRDIAATWAWLLVLTLIPVLGFILYAFLGRKLPHRRLNLMKTQTQLKLQEAIDRQKQQFINMPKPRHQVTQIYRRTIMLFQNIDDSFLSRHNHVEIFTTGNDLFHRMFDEIAAATKSIHIEFYSIYNDRIGNQLRTLLERKASEGVEVRVLYDSWGSMGVHPSFYDGLREQGGFAEPFLLSRSNLFDFRLNYRDHRKIVVLDGKIGYVGGFNVGDQYLGRFEKFGNWRDTHLRIVGGGVYGLQRRFISDWNASAAKPEEKLEHYRSYFPEIKVRHGSTALQVVTNGPESEMEKIKLGYLRLINAAQDHIWIQTPYLIPDDSVLDALRVAAHSGVDVRIMIPCKPDHPFVYRATQYYAHALAGEGVTIYTYQNGFLHAKTMTVDGRMASVGSANMDIRSFKLNFEINTFIYDAVTTDQLEQIFVNDIRDCRVMTSERFDQQSRWLHFKQRFSRLLSPIL; encoded by the coding sequence ATGGCGTTAACCTGGGCGATTGTGCGCTGGATCTTGCTATTAATCATCGTCCTAAACGAGGTTTTGGCAATCTATACCGTCTTTCGTGAAAAACGAGACATTGCCGCCACTTGGGCCTGGCTGTTGGTGCTGACCCTGATCCCGGTGCTGGGCTTTATCCTTTACGCCTTCCTCGGTCGAAAGCTGCCCCACCGGCGGCTGAATTTGATGAAGACGCAGACCCAGCTGAAGCTGCAGGAGGCGATTGACCGCCAAAAGCAGCAATTTATCAATATGCCCAAGCCGCGTCACCAGGTCACCCAGATCTACCGGCGAACGATCATGCTCTTTCAAAACATTGATGATTCGTTCCTGAGTCGTCATAACCACGTCGAGATTTTCACGACGGGGAACGATCTTTTTCACCGGATGTTTGACGAAATCGCCGCCGCCACGAAGAGTATCCACATCGAGTTCTACTCCATTTACAACGACCGGATCGGCAACCAATTGCGGACCCTTTTGGAGCGAAAGGCCAGCGAAGGCGTCGAGGTTCGGGTGCTGTACGATTCCTGGGGGTCAATGGGGGTCCACCCGAGCTTCTATGACGGCCTGCGGGAACAGGGCGGCTTTGCGGAGCCGTTCCTATTATCGCGCAGCAACCTCTTTGACTTTCGGCTGAACTACCGGGATCACCGGAAAATCGTGGTGCTGGATGGCAAAATTGGCTACGTCGGTGGATTCAACGTTGGTGACCAGTACCTGGGGCGTTTTGAGAAGTTTGGCAACTGGCGTGATACCCACCTGCGCATCGTTGGTGGCGGGGTTTATGGCCTGCAGCGGCGGTTCATCAGCGACTGGAACGCCTCGGCTGCCAAACCGGAAGAAAAGCTGGAACACTACCGCAGCTACTTTCCGGAGATCAAGGTGCGCCACGGCAGCACAGCCCTGCAGGTAGTTACCAACGGACCTGAGTCGGAAATGGAAAAGATCAAGTTGGGCTACCTGCGGCTAATCAATGCCGCCCAGGACCACATCTGGATTCAGACACCCTACCTGATCCCGGACGACAGCGTCCTTGATGCCTTGCGGGTCGCCGCCCATTCCGGCGTTGATGTTCGGATCATGATTCCCTGCAAGCCGGACCACCCCTTTGTTTACCGGGCCACGCAGTACTACGCGCATGCCCTGGCGGGGGAAGGGGTGACCATCTATACCTACCAGAACGGCTTCCTGCATGCGAAGACGATGACGGTAGACGGCCGGATGGCTTCCGTCGGTTCGGCCAACATGGACATTCGCAGCTTCAAGCTTAACTTCGAAATCAACACCTTCATCTATGACGCCGTGACTACCGACCAGCTCGAACAGATCTTTGTCAACGACATCCGAGACTGCCGAGTGATGACGAGCGAACGCTTTGACCAGCAGTCGCGCTGGCTGCACTTTAAGCAGCGCTTTTCGCGACTGTTGTCACCGATTTTATAA
- a CDS encoding PD-(D/E)XK nuclease family protein produces MGSLGFVLGTAAVDHQQVLIDQLVDQLRIAPAEDTFFYIVPNHIKFETEIHVLEGLRARQGKTDQERFAANRVQVLSFSRLAWYLLRDTPLFRRTRLSKVGMAMLTTKILQEHRDELSLYASEIRQAGFVQKLTDQLEELQAANITADDFATIVQRAGADPAIKANPAWLAKMHDVALIYRTYEERLQKHFLGNNELYQQLAQYFYQEPASHHMHFFIDRFAQFTAGEQQIVDAIVLNAATTTVSLTLDRGYPDQRHPSPSELPGKNDLFYNSAMQYHRLWKFAQSHPQEVCLLDNVVYAQRPRVSADLQEFDHFFRRYAAEPIDLSAGHPLAVADSIQVQSVPNRLAELENVATQIHQLVATGRYRYRDFLVLSRHLDGYQTMIAPVFHAHQIPFFNDHERRMDNHPLVVLLATLLKIPLHGYKTADIIQLLKTWLLLPPAVDQSQLTEAVFTTENWCLKQAIEGKHAWTTRDPQEIAELWQVKGTDTTAPNYQNSRQKRVNDQLKLIRNFVGQTLVPFFDDLKQVQTGRELATKLYQFLADNGVTDRLHDWQQYQVDQTGDLDLARQPQQVWATFCQILQEYVTILGDAQVGDYSREELLTNFNDLLQAGFAAAQYSQIPATLDQVVVSETGIVQSQGHRLAFVIGATDDVMPEVHDDEGLLTDSDKDILSQYLDQDYQYLPATSSDQLADEPFLHYQGFMSAQERLVLSAPQFGNEDKELQMSPYLRDLATYFQMQIDTVPLVTSPAGQQSATRFVSTPLATTSQLIQVMRQLDDDQGIQGGHRPTLPRGWRQVAAVLNQLAKQDQGLAERFAVIHRGFAYRNQTKNISTEMAQVLYLHTAEDSDEQVLYASISQLQDFYINQYEYFLKYGLRLKKRDELAMSTDRIGTYFHRAMEVFVNLVRQSDLSFADLSRADHQDALNRFIGQALDAADQLQPELLRLVGASAQARFQYQQLTTIVKTMLKTLCQQAASAHFVPRATEVQFGRIGGQDKAEFAALDYPLDSRNHIHLRGRIDRVDQIDIGDAKYLTVVDYKSGDRTFDLTAAYYGISLQLLTYLSGLSANLQKLGLESADLAGALYLHLNNPTIKASELANVAPLHVKQRLTELRMKAHKYKGILLNDPDLLANLAEKGKADLVYPLSRDLKPGKGALLATPEQLHWLQDNNRRLIVEAGQAILSGQLKLNPYRLIDGSTRQTGLDYSDYLDIYQFDNMLDQGLYHALDARIAKEKFDAVSHPAEDHKDENEKGDQH; encoded by the coding sequence ATGGGGAGCCTAGGATTTGTTTTGGGAACGGCAGCCGTTGATCACCAGCAGGTCTTGATCGATCAGCTGGTTGATCAATTGCGGATCGCACCGGCAGAGGATACTTTTTTCTATATTGTGCCGAACCACATTAAATTTGAAACCGAAATCCACGTCTTGGAGGGGTTGCGCGCACGCCAGGGGAAAACGGACCAGGAACGGTTTGCGGCCAATCGGGTCCAGGTTCTGTCCTTCAGTCGGCTGGCCTGGTACCTCCTCCGCGACACGCCGCTTTTTCGCCGCACCCGCCTGTCCAAGGTCGGTATGGCGATGTTGACGACCAAGATTCTGCAGGAGCACCGGGACGAACTGAGCCTTTACGCCAGCGAAATTCGTCAGGCCGGCTTTGTCCAAAAGCTGACGGACCAGTTGGAAGAACTGCAGGCCGCCAACATTACGGCGGATGATTTTGCCACGATTGTCCAGCGGGCCGGGGCAGATCCGGCAATCAAGGCCAACCCCGCCTGGCTGGCCAAGATGCATGACGTGGCCCTGATCTACCGCACCTATGAGGAGCGCCTGCAGAAACATTTCCTGGGAAATAATGAACTCTACCAGCAGCTGGCCCAGTACTTCTATCAGGAGCCGGCCAGCCATCACATGCACTTTTTCATCGATCGCTTTGCCCAGTTCACGGCCGGGGAGCAGCAGATCGTTGATGCCATTGTGCTCAACGCCGCGACGACCACCGTTTCACTGACTCTGGACCGGGGCTATCCCGACCAGCGCCACCCGTCTCCTTCCGAACTGCCGGGGAAAAACGATCTTTTCTATAATTCGGCGATGCAGTACCACCGCTTATGGAAGTTTGCCCAGTCCCACCCGCAGGAGGTTTGCCTGCTGGATAACGTGGTTTATGCGCAGCGCCCGCGGGTGAGTGCGGACCTGCAGGAGTTTGACCACTTTTTCCGTCGGTACGCCGCCGAGCCGATCGACCTCAGTGCTGGCCACCCGCTCGCCGTGGCCGACAGCATCCAAGTCCAATCGGTTCCCAATCGGCTGGCCGAATTGGAGAACGTGGCGACCCAGATCCACCAGCTCGTTGCCACCGGCCGCTATCGCTACCGGGACTTCCTGGTGCTCAGTCGGCACTTGGATGGCTACCAGACGATGATTGCCCCCGTCTTTCATGCTCATCAGATTCCGTTTTTTAACGATCACGAGCGGCGGATGGATAATCACCCGCTGGTCGTGTTGCTAGCGACCCTGCTCAAGATCCCACTTCACGGCTACAAGACGGCCGACATTATCCAGCTGCTCAAGACCTGGCTGCTCTTGCCGCCGGCTGTCGACCAGTCCCAGCTGACCGAAGCGGTGTTTACGACCGAGAATTGGTGCCTGAAGCAGGCAATTGAGGGTAAGCACGCCTGGACGACACGGGACCCGCAGGAGATTGCTGAATTGTGGCAGGTCAAGGGGACCGACACGACGGCGCCAAACTACCAAAATTCCCGCCAAAAACGGGTCAATGACCAACTGAAACTGATTCGCAATTTTGTGGGCCAGACACTGGTCCCGTTCTTCGATGACTTGAAGCAGGTCCAGACCGGTCGGGAATTGGCGACCAAGCTCTACCAATTCTTGGCGGACAACGGCGTGACCGACCGCCTTCACGATTGGCAGCAATACCAGGTCGACCAGACCGGCGACCTCGACCTTGCCCGCCAGCCGCAGCAGGTCTGGGCAACCTTCTGTCAGATCCTGCAGGAATACGTGACTATCCTCGGTGATGCCCAGGTGGGGGACTACAGTCGCGAGGAATTGCTGACGAACTTCAACGACCTTCTCCAGGCCGGGTTTGCCGCAGCTCAATACTCCCAGATTCCCGCCACCCTGGACCAGGTTGTGGTTTCGGAAACCGGGATCGTCCAAAGTCAGGGCCACCGCCTGGCCTTCGTGATCGGGGCTACGGACGACGTTATGCCGGAGGTTCACGATGACGAGGGCCTGCTGACGGATAGCGACAAGGACATTCTAAGCCAGTACCTCGACCAGGACTACCAGTACCTGCCCGCCACCAGCAGTGATCAGTTGGCCGACGAGCCGTTTCTTCACTACCAGGGCTTCATGTCGGCACAGGAGCGGTTGGTCCTTTCCGCACCGCAATTTGGTAACGAGGATAAGGAACTGCAGATGTCACCGTATCTCCGGGATCTTGCAACCTACTTCCAAATGCAGATTGATACAGTTCCGCTGGTCACCAGTCCGGCCGGTCAGCAGTCCGCCACGCGCTTTGTCAGCACGCCACTGGCTACTACCAGCCAGTTGATTCAGGTGATGCGTCAGCTCGATGATGACCAGGGGATCCAAGGCGGGCACCGGCCGACCTTGCCGCGTGGCTGGCGCCAAGTTGCGGCAGTCTTAAATCAGCTTGCTAAGCAGGATCAAGGCCTGGCGGAGCGTTTCGCGGTGATCCACCGCGGCTTTGCCTACCGTAACCAGACAAAGAACATTAGCACCGAGATGGCGCAGGTGCTCTACTTGCACACGGCTGAAGACAGCGATGAACAGGTCCTCTACGCCTCAATTTCGCAGCTCCAGGATTTCTACATCAACCAGTACGAGTACTTCCTGAAGTACGGTCTGCGGTTGAAGAAGCGGGACGAATTGGCGATGTCCACCGACCGGATCGGGACCTACTTCCACCGGGCGATGGAGGTCTTCGTTAACCTGGTTCGGCAATCTGACCTTAGTTTTGCGGATCTCAGCCGGGCTGACCACCAGGACGCCCTGAATCGCTTTATCGGGCAGGCGCTGGACGCTGCCGACCAGCTTCAGCCAGAATTGCTGCGGCTGGTGGGGGCCTCGGCCCAGGCGCGCTTCCAGTACCAGCAGCTTACCACGATTGTCAAAACGATGCTGAAGACGCTCTGTCAGCAGGCGGCCAGCGCTCACTTTGTTCCCCGGGCGACCGAGGTTCAGTTCGGTCGGATTGGCGGTCAGGACAAGGCGGAATTTGCGGCGCTTGACTACCCGCTCGACTCCCGGAACCACATCCATCTGCGGGGCCGGATCGACCGGGTGGACCAGATTGACATCGGGGATGCTAAATACCTGACAGTGGTGGATTACAAGTCCGGAGACCGCACCTTTGACCTCACGGCGGCCTATTACGGGATCTCCCTCCAGCTTTTGACCTACCTGAGCGGGCTTTCGGCCAACCTCCAGAAACTCGGCTTGGAGTCGGCCGACCTTGCCGGCGCGCTTTACCTGCACCTGAATAATCCAACGATTAAGGCGAGCGAGCTGGCGAACGTAGCGCCGTTACACGTGAAACAACGGTTGACGGAGCTGCGGATGAAAGCTCACAAGTACAAGGGAATTCTGCTAAACGATCCCGACCTGCTGGCCAACCTGGCCGAAAAGGGCAAGGCGGATCTGGTCTACCCACTCAGCCGGGACCTGAAACCGGGCAAGGGCGCCCTATTGGCAACACCGGAACAGCTTCACTGGCTGCAGGACAATAACCGCCGCCTGATTGTTGAAGCCGGCCAGGCCATCCTCAGCGGTCAGCTGAAGCTCAATCCGTATCGCTTGATCGACGGCAGTACCCGCCAGACCGGTCTGGATTATTCCGACTATCTCGACATTTACCAATTTGACAACATGCTGGACCAGGGCCTTTACCACGCCCTGGATGCCCGGATTGCCAAGGAAAAGTTTGATGCCGTTTCTCACCCGGCTGAAGACCACAAAGACGAAAATGAAAAGGGGGACCAGCACTAA